The Nerophis lumbriciformis linkage group LG15, RoL_Nlum_v2.1, whole genome shotgun sequence genome window below encodes:
- the LOC140679421 gene encoding uncharacterized protein, whose translation MLRCMAAQQPNSWCKFIPWEIEVAVPSTRAHLRRCRKVWRSARAALLKASEKMRRNANRRRIPAPDYQPGQQVLLRAKDLHLPISSQKLAPRFVGPYTVRSKVNPAAVCLDLPGSMRSHPVFHVSQVKPVTNSSLSPPTPAPPPPRVLEDGDQVWTVREILKVRRQGRGWVYLVDWEGYGPEDRSWVPASYIADPSLIEDFYRTHPEAPRSSSGVSHKGGGPVMGHTSAASPVACPDERTAGHAHGRPLSVNTTLLEN comes from the exons ATGCTGCGTTGTATGGCTGCTCAACAGCCCAACTCCTGGTGCAAGTTTATTCCTTGG GAGATCGAAGTGGCAGTTCCTTCCACCCGAGCCCACCTGAGACGATGCCGCAAGGTGTGGAGGTCTGCCCGCGCTGCCTTATTGAAGGCATCTGAGAAGATGCGTCGTAACGCCAACCGGCGGCGCATCCCGGCTCCCGACTATCAGCCCGGGCAGCAGGTGCTGCTACGGGCCAAGGACCTCCACCTCCCGATATCTTCTCAGAAACTAGCGCCACGGTTCGTTGGACCATATACGGTCAGATCCAAGGTCAATCCTGCAGCAGTTTGTCTGGATCTCCCTGGTTCCATGAGATCCCACCCGGTGTTCCACGTGTCTCAGGTCAAACCAGTAACCAACAGTTCACTGTCGCCCCCCACCCCTGCCCCCCCTCCGCCTAGGGTTCTCGAGGATGGGGACCAGGTGTGGACCGTCAGGGAGATTCTCAAGGTCCGACGACAAGGAAGAGGATGGGTCTACCTCGTGGACTGGGAGGGCTATGGACCCGAGGACAGATCATGGGTCCCGGCTTCTTACATCGCCGACCCCTCCCTTATTGAGGATTTTTACCGGACTCACCCTGAGGCACCCCGAAGCTCGTCGGGAGTCTCGCATAAGGGGGGGGGTCCTGTTATGGGTCACACTTCTGCTGCTTCTCCTGTTGCGTGCcctgacgagcgcaccgcgggacacgcccacgggcgccctctctcagtaaacacaacactttTAGAAAATTAG